The following proteins are encoded in a genomic region of Gossypium hirsutum isolate 1008001.06 chromosome D05, Gossypium_hirsutum_v2.1, whole genome shotgun sequence:
- the LOC107902747 gene encoding exopolyphosphatase PRUNE1 yields MTSSQPLSQGPYIRTRENPYFDGLLVKDGSLTEESSNSDFGDIYDLQKVSRSRSDIGDSGRKNLDLDISEKPMEPAFGDSISDAILQPFIRASNDSWSNAVRPPASVLSDIQSESNFHLDNPSDSMKDSLDHYVPSLLGTEKSYKVMKKRTSLPKIPLPQSAASFYNGYSPRMEIVESCESVNRLNFFLKSRREEVDAGVPGRFLHAVIGQDVPDVGSVASAIMYAFYLNETLENDQFFTVPVINIKRTELNSQAELKWLLDSCQIDQSSLIFIDEIDLSYYDLFGSLKLVLLNGSKLPSKQEALKESVIEIFNGKEGEVAYPWVEKVTVGQECSSCTLIAENFAMTSPQILAGQGFSRLLLAGILLDTGNLSSPDSTTKDKYMATLLLNGAGRFGCNGLYQILRYKLYDVSELRVADILGKDFKKWTRVGKADNSCSRLTVAHVGMSSIGIPVEQLLSHGEASTREIKHFLQTEKLRLLMIVSGYYDQQKNFKREILVSTESVEVMKNLLFFFNSNASQLPFKAVHQPGIGEEMKAFEIDKVTSRKTIERLLEQFGGPFNQHRP; encoded by the exons ATGACCTCCTCCCAACCACTTTCTCAG GGACCATATATCCGTACCCGAGAGAATCCTTACTTTGATGGTCTATTAGTAAAAGATGGTTCTTTAACAGAAGAATCTTCTAACTCTGACTTTGGAGACATTTATGATCTCCAGAAGGTTTCCAGGTCTAGATCAGATATTGGTGACTCAGGGCGCAAAAACCTTGATTTGGATATATCTGAAAAGCCTATGGAACCAGCTTTTGGTGATTCAATCTCAGATGCTATTCTTCAACCATTTATCCGAGCATCAAATGATAGTTGGTCAAATGCTGTGAGGCCACCTGCATCTGTCCTATCAGACATTCAGTCAGAGTCAAACTTTCATTTGGATAATCCAAGTGATTCAATGAAAGACTCACTTGATCATTATGTACCTTCTCTGTTGGGAACTGAAAAATCATATAAGGTTATGAAAAAAAGAACCAGCTTGCCAAAAATTCCACTTCCTCAGTCTGCAGCTTCATTTTATAATGGATATTCACCACGAATGGAAATTGTAGAATCCTGTGAAAGCGTTAACAGACTTAACTTTTTTCTCAAATCGAGAAGGGAAGAGGTTGATGCTGGTGTTCCAGGAAGGTTCCTTCATGCTGTTATTGGGCAAGACGTCCCTG aTGTTGGCTCTGTTGCTTCAGCAATCATGTATGCCTTCTACTTGAATGAAACACTTGAAAATGATCAGTTCTTTACTGTTcctgtcatcaacataaagaggACAGAGCTGAACTCACAGGCTGAATTAAAATGGTTGCTGGATTCTTGTCAAATTGATCAGTCATCCTTAATCTTTATTGATGAG ATTGATCTATCATATTATGACTTGTTCGGGAGTCTTAAGTTAGTTCTATTAAATGGTTCCAAGCTTCCGAGTAAACAAGAG GCACTAAAAGAATCAGTCATTGAAATCTTTAACGGCAAAGAG GGCGAAGTTGCATACCCTTGGGTTGAGAAAGTCACCGTGGGACAG GAGTGCTCATCTTGTACACTTATTGCTGAAAACTTTGCAATGACATCGCCTCAGATTTTGGCAGGACAAGGATTCAGCCGACTTTTG TTAGCTGGTATTCTGTTAGACACTGGAAATCTGTCAAGTCCTGATTCTACGACCAAGGATAAATACATGGCTACGTTGTTGCTCAATGGAGCTGGTCGTTTTGGATGCAATGGCCTGTACCAGATAT TGCGATATAAACTATATGATGTGTCTGAGCTGAGAGTAGCTGATATTTTGGGAAAAGATTTCAAGAAGTGGACAAGAGTAG GCAAGGCAGACAACTCTTGTTCAAGGTTAACGGTTGCACATGTTGGTATGAGTTCTATTGGCATTCCAGTGGAGCAGCTTCTTTCACATGGCGAGGCCTCAACTAGGGAAATAAAACATTTTCTTC AAACGGAGAAACTTCGTCTGCTCATGATTGTTTCAGGATATTATGATCAACAGAAGAATTTCAAG AGAGAGATCCTAGTCTCAACTGAATCTGTGGAGGTGATGAAGAATCTACTCTTCTTCTTCAATTCCAATGCTTCTCAACTGCCTTTCAAAGCTGTTCATCAACCAG GTATAGGGGAGGAGATGAAGGCGTTCGAGATTGATAAGGTTACATCAAGAAAGACAATCGAGCGGCTTTTGGAACAGTTTGGCGGCCCCTTCAACCAACACCGACCTTAG
- the LOC107906343 gene encoding patatin-like protein 7 has product MALLINEVDSLTNQIFSILENKFLFGDHENNAAGKTREEDHLKSGNQLSGKVRILSIDSGSFSDGILAAQSLLTLQTFLRQKSGNPNVVIAQYFDVVAGSGAGAILAALLFTRAENGAPIFTADQALQFLLKNRRKLFPSSPQGIFRRLFRPSKVKKLLSKTFGELTLKDTLKPILIPCYDLCSNAPFLFSRADALEMDGYDFKMKDVCYATSADPTVVGAVRMKSVDERTKILAVEGGMAMNNPAAAAITHVLNNKQEFPFCNGVEDLLVLSLGNGESGFGSGDPTLTPAPTRFLRIAGEGASDMVDQAVSMAFGGSGNGSKYVRIQGTPNVKPNSESDVVMSVTKEMLGQRNVESHLFKGKKRSEVTNLEKLEMMGGELIKEQERRKTGILPTVVLKQKQSAATPRTSSASATTISSTPSSWSLDHQN; this is encoded by the exons ATGGCTCTTCTAATTAACGAAGTCGACTCCCTTACTAACCAGATCTTCTCCATCcttgaaaacaaatttcttttcgGTGATCACGAGAATAATGCTGCTGGCAAAACCCGTGAAGAAGACCACTTGAAATCTGGAAATCAGCTTTCCGGGAAAGTAAGAATCCTATCCATTGACAGTGGGAGCTTTTCCGATGGTATATTGGCCGCCCAGTCCCTCCTTACCCTCCAGACTTTTCTCCGTCAAAAGTCGGGGAATCCCAATGTCGTCATTGCCCAGTATTTCGACGTTGTTGCAGGCTCTGGTGCTGGTGCGATTCTCGCCGCATTGTTGTTTACTCGCGCTGAAAATGGCGCTCCCATTTTTACTGCCGACCAAGCTCTTCAGTTCCTTCTGAAAAACCGTCGGAAACTCTTTCCCTCCTCGCCTCAGGGAATATTCCGTCGACTTTTCCGTCCATCGAAGGTGAAGAAACTGTTGAGCAAAACTTTCGGGGAGCTGACTTTGAAAGATACCTTGAAGCCGATTTTGATACCCTGCTACGATCTCTGTTCCAACGCGCCATTCTTGTTTTCCCGCGCTGATGCATTGGAAATGGACGGCTATGATTTCAAGATGAAAGACGTGTGCTACGCAACGTCGGCTGATCCGACGGTTGTGGGAGCAGTGCGAATGAAGTCAGTGGATGAGAGGACGAAGATCCTGGCGGTAGAAGGTGGGATGGCCATGAACAATCCAGCTGCGGCGGCGATAACACACGTGCTGAATAATAAGCAGGAGTTCCCGTTTTGTAATGGGGTGGAGGATCTTTTGGTCCTGTCTTTGGGGAATGGAGAGTCCGGCTTCGGTTCCGGCGACCCTACTCTGACTCCCGCCCCGACAAGGTTTCTTAGAATCGCCGGCGAGGGAGCTTCCGATATG GTTGATCAAGCAGTTTCAATGGCATTCGGAGGAAGCGGAAATGGAAGCAAGTACGTGAGAATTCAGGGGACCCCTAACGTTAAGCCAAATAGTGAAAGCGATGTAGTGATGAGCGTTACAAAGGAGATGCTAGGTCAAAGAAACGTGGAGTCGCATCTTTTCAAAGGGAAAAAGAGGAGTGAGGTGACGAATTTGGAGAAACTGGAGATGATGGGAGGTGAGTTAATCAAAGAGCAAGAAAGGAGGAAAACCGGCATCCTCCCCACGGTGGTGTTGAAGCAGAAGCAGTCAGCGGCAACGCCCAGAACCTCATCGGCCTCCGCCACCACAATTTCTTCAACTCCGTCTTCATGGTCGTTAGACCATCAAAATTAA